The Ignavibacteriales bacterium genomic sequence ACTGGAAAACGATTTGATAGTACAGCCACATTATGGAATGCCGGTGCCATTACAAATGCGATGATTGGCGATTTTAATAAAGACAATATTAAAGAAGTTATTGTTGCCGGGATGCATAATGGATATGAAAAAGCTATTTTATTCTCAATTAATCTTGATAATTTAAAGGGGCAAACACCAGCCCCTGACCGATACAAATTCAAAAATATACCCAAAGCTGTAATTAATGAATTTGTTTTATTACCCCATACTGATTATGGTAAACTCTTTAGCCGTTCAAACATAGTTTTATTGAACGGTCTATATTACGCCCCTAGTTCAAAGGAAATAGTTATTTCTGTTCGTGATGGGCAAGATAAACCGATCATATTTTATTATGGGTTTAGTAATGAATTAGATTTCCAATGGGTTGATTGTGCCGATAATGCTCAACAGGTAAGAGACTCGCTTGTTTCGCAGGGAACACTAAAACCTCCTTATACCAATACAGATGAATACTTTAAGATTCTAAAAGATGAAATAAGATATTGGGACGGTAAAGAATTCATTTCAAAGGGATATTGAAATTCTAGTTTGCTAGAATTAAAGAGTAGCTAAAGCTAAAATTCAATTTTAACCAGATCAGCATCTATTGCCTGGCCAATTTTCAATGGTTCGGTATTATCATTAAGATGGTATTTAAGATTTTGGGGTTCGATAATAATGTGAAAATCTTTTAAGATCTCATCGTGAGTAGAGAAAACAAACACCTTAGTTGTACTGCCGTATGTAAGAACTTTAATAAGATAATCCTTACCGTCATCTACAAATGTTTTTGTAACCATCTTTGGTGCTGTATTATTTTCTGATGCAGCGGCTAAAACTAAATGATTTGGTTTCTTGTTTTTTAATGGTTCATGCATAGGGTATAGAATAATAACACTTGGCAATTTGTAAGATTTTTTTTTTTAGAAATTCTTTCTTTTAGTAATGGTGATATTTCTTTATCCAATGCAGATTTCATCTCTTTATAAAAAATTACAGCTACTGAAGAATCTTCAATTGAAGACAAAAATGCTTTTAGCTCCTCACGAACAGACTCCGGGAAGAATACAAAATTAAATATGTCACGTTCCGTTACTTTCAAATTACTTTATTCCTTTGTCTATTATATAATTAAAAAAAATGCTGATTCGGAAAGTGTATTAATTTTTCTCTTGTAGATTGTCAGCAATCACAGATTTTGTTACTCTAACCAGGTACTCGAGGATATTATGGTAATTATCTTTGTAGGCTTCTTTACTCAAATCTTTAATATAGGGGGCAAGATAATCATATAATCCTGGATTTATCCCGCCATTTTTCAAATCTACTGATATATCGGTCAACGCACTTCTAATAGATTTACTTTCTGAATTATTTAATTTTCCATTTGCAGTATAGGAATTATCTAATTTCTTTAATGCAGATTTTAGTGCAAAGTCTACGATCTCATCCATTTCAAATTGTTTTCTAGTCATTTCAGAAGATTTGATTAATACATATTCTGAAAAGTTGATATGTTTTAACTTGTAAACAAGATCATTTAATGGAATTGCGGAAACGAATTTTGTTTCTGTCTGAAGATAGTTTATCAAATTTGAAAAAAGTTTTTTCTTATTTGCAAAAAGATGTGTAGGTAAATTTTCAAACTCCTGCTGACTAATGAATAATGTATCTCTAATTTCATCATCACTTTTTATAATATAAGTCTTACCTAATGATTGAGATTTTTTATATCCCTGAGTCTTGATAAGATAATTAACTGAATCAAGAATTTTGGAAAAGAATGGATCTTCTTCCTTAAGTAAAGAATAAATATGCTGTTCAACCCTACTAGCAACAATTTTATTTAGGAAGTATAAAGCATCTTCCTCAGTTTTTATAGCGGGCTGCCAGTTATTAAAAGATGTCCGGATTGAAATATTCTGATCTTCTTTTTCTCTAACGAACAATGGTGCGATAGCATCAAGAGCAAATTCCTCAAAACTAAGTTCTTCGTTCTGTAAAAATTTATAAATTTTTCTATAATTACAATGAAGATATGAGAGAGCAATCGATTGACAAATTTTAATAACGTTATTTAGAAATAGATCAGAATCCAGATTTGTTAAAAAGACTAATATTTCAGAATTCTTCTTCATAAGGGAAATGAAGATAATAAAAGTTAATTAATAATGCCCGTTTTCTTATTAAAATAAAAAATGCGTTCAGATATTTATTGACAGCTGACAAATAAAGTTAGTTTTCAGGTTCTATATACTAAGTCCATTCCATACAAAGTTTTAGTAAAAATTTATATAAGCGGTGGTCAAACTGCTTTATTATTTTTTTAAAATATTCAAAAAAAATTATAATAATTTTCCGAGCGAATAGAGATTAAGTATATATATCTTCTGCTAGGGTAACAAGCTAAACTATTTCATTCTTAGTAGGGATCCCTTGTTAGTAGAATTAATAAGCATTATTGTAATTTGTATTTCATTCAGTATTCCTGTCGAAGGCGTATCCACGCATACTTATATAAATTCAGAGATATTTACAACACAACAAGTTTGGTTATTAAGGTGAAAGAAAATGTAAAAAAAAATATCAAAGACTCTGAGTTTTTAGAAGTTATTCTTGGTTGTGGTTTGAATTATATCCTTTATAAAATAATACGTGAAGGTAGAAATATTTTTGTGCCCGATTTAAATAAAATTAATAGGGATGAACTACTATCCCTGCAATTGGAAAAATATTAATAGGAGGAAGAAATGAAACTTGATTCAAAACATCCTCCCTAAAAAGCGTCTGCAGAAATCCCGTTAAATTTAAATAACTGCTGAGCGGTACTCGAGCAATAAAATTTAACTAAAGAAAACTGCAGACAAAAGTTTTTAATTAATTCCTAGATAAAATATAAAACAATTAGGAGAAAAATTTTATGAAAAAGTTATTCTTATTTACACTGTTGCTGATGTATTCTGTACTTTTAGTAGCACAGGATAAACCTAGTCCTGTTAGTCCATTTGATAATGGAAATATGTTTGCGAGAACTACTACCCAATCAAATGGAAATATGATTAGCGATGGAGCGGAATCAATTCTTGATGCCTTTACAACTGGTGGTAATAGACTTGTTGCAATGCAGAATCCTAACGGTGGTTGGGGTTGGCCTTTGACCGGTACGAGTGCCTTAAATACTATTGGACCAATTACAATGGGACTTGCTCAAGCATATCAACAAACAGGATTAAGTACTCATCGTACCGCATTATTAAATGCAGGTGCATTGTTATTAACTAAAACAAATAATTTTTCACCGTCTGATGGTTACCTTGCAGCAACCTTAGACAAAGTACTAGGTGTTACAACCTATACAACCCACGTAAAAACAAATTTCTATGACCAACTTGCAGCTGGAACGTATGACAAAAATGGACTAGGAACTCTTTATAACACTTCGGACTACATAAATCTTGTACGTACGAATAGAGCCGGTACACAAGCGAATATGGCCGCGTGGGATGTGGGAATGGGTTTGGTAGGTGCAGCAATGTGTGGTGCAAGCACTTCAGAGTGGATTGATGGTGTTAAGGCAGAAATTAATGAATTAGATGGTAACGCATGGTATGATGTAATAGGTTTAGCTGGTGCAGTCTACGGTCTTGCTTATGTAAATGAAGATTTCGATCCAACTGCTGGTTGGCATATTGCAGCAAGTAATATAAATGACTTAGCTGCTACTTTAGCAACTTATCAGATTGTTGGAGGTGGATTTACATGGAATCAAGCTTATGTAATTCCGGGTGACTTAAATGAATCTATTCAGGAAACAGCATATTCTATCCTTGCTCTTAATGAGGTTAATCGAACTTTATACTTAACAAATATAGAAGGTGCTGCTGATTATATGATGAGTGTCCAACTAGGTACTGGAGGATGGAGTAATGATCAATTTACAATAAGTGAAAATAATGAAGTTACAGGTGAAGCATTATGGGGTATTAGTGTCGCTTATCCTGCCCCAGTTTATAATTTAACTAAGGATGTATACTATCCAACAATTCAAGGTGCAATTAACGATGCAACGGCAGGAAATACTATTTCAGTTGCAGCAGGAACATATGCAGAAAACCTAATATTAAACAAATCAATTACTATTCTTGGGCCTAATGAACTAAACAGCCCGAATACTGATACACGTGTGTTAGAGGCAATTCTTAAACCTCAGATCGGTGGACATGCCATCTTGGCAAATGCAAATGATATGAATATTGTAATAAAAGGGATTACCATTGATATGGTAGATGCTGCTATAATTGATAATAGATTTGTAGAATTGATAAATCGAACTAATACATCATGGCTATTTGAAAATAATATTTTCACAAATGCTTACGAGTGTAATAATGGTAACTGGTATATCACCGGGAATACAAATCCTTTCTCTTTAACCTTAACTGATAATTTATTTGATAATAGTGCAGTTTCAAATGGAATATCATTGTGGAGTACGAATATCCAGACAATAAATATTCAAAATAACGTATGGCTTGATAATGGAGGCTGGGCAATGAACTTTAATAATGTTGTTGGTACAATTGCAAACAACACAATAAAGAATACTACTATATCAGGTCCAAATTGGTATGATGACCAAGCAGGTATTATTCTTGCCTCAGCCGGAAATAATGTTACCCTTAATAGCAATACCTTTGATCTGCTCTCTGCATCTGCAATAAATATCTACCCGAACTATGGAGGTACATTAACTGGCACCAGTAACGTATTCAAGAATATACAAGGCTCAGCAATTAAAGTTAGAAAAGAAGGTGAAATAACTGGTGATATTTCAAATGTTTCTTTCAATAATAATTCATTATTAAACAACACACTTAGTATTGAGAATCTTGCCCCAGGAATGTTCAATGCAGAAAACAATTGGTGGGGTACTGCTGTTGAATCTGAAATACAGGCCATGATTAGTGGACCAGTAGATTACGATCCGTGGATTGGAAAAGCTGAAACAATAAATATATCTCAAGCAACCCCGGTTGTTTATGATTTCCCTCTTGCTGGAGTCAAAATGGTATTTAACACTTTACCATCAGGTGGCGGCAATGTTACAGTATCAAGATATAATGAAGCACCGACACCTTTCCCAAGCGGTTATACTAATGTTGGGCTTTGGCTGGACATAACTTCAACAATGGCAAACTATTCTTTTAATGTAGATGTTTCCGTTGATGTATTCGGAATTCCTGGTTTTGATGCCTCAACTACAGTAATGTATTATAACTCTACAACCAGCAGCTGGTTGGCAGTTTCAGGTGGTACCTACCTAGCATCAGATCCATTGTTCGGTGGTCATCCTTCATTTTCATTTACTACCAATCACTTTACACCATTTACATTTATTAATACACCATCAACCGCATACAATGTTTACTTAAGCTCAAGTCCAACAGCTGCGGCAGGTATTATTTATCCTAATGATGCTTGGGGATTTACTAATGCATTATATGAACCTAATGATTGGGATTTTACTTCTCCAATAGAACTTTACATAGTTCCAGAAATTGGTTCAGTTTTCGCTGCCTCAGATATAACAATACAATGGGATAATACATTATTTAGTTATGCAGGTGTTGATAAAACTGGCGGAATTTATAATGGCGCTAATTTTCAGTTCTTGTATGATCAATTAGGTACTACTGATCAGGTGACTATAAATGCAAGCTCGCTTTTAACCAATAACTTTACTATTACTTCTGGTAACTATATAGCCAAATTAAATCTTAACATATTAAAGCCGGGATTCGGAGCAATCAGTTTTACAGCATTAGATTTTAGGGCTTATAATGGTGCAGGTGGTCAGCTTGGTGTATATGTAACAGGAAATAATGCACAGGTAAAATCCTATCTTGGTGACGTTTCCAGCATAGGTGGTCCATCAACGGGTGATGGTGTATTAGACATTATTGACCTAAATTTATGGGCAGGATCTTATTGGTCAGGTCCAGGTAATATGGCAAATTATAAAGTTAAGTATGATGTTGGTCCAACGAACACAAATACAGTTTATGGTATGCCTATAACTGATGGAAGAATTCAGTTTGAGGATTTAGTAATCTTCTCTATGAGTTATGGTTTAAGCCAAAATCACGTTTATCCAAAATTAAATGCACAGCCAACAGAACCAGTAGAGCTGAAGCTTGGAGATCCAATATTTGCAGGTAATCAAACAAGAGTTCCATTATTAGTTAGCGGCGGTGTTCAAAATGTTAGAGCTATGAACTTAACATTTGCTGGTAATTTTGGAAAACTTGTTAGTGTTGAAAAAGGTGAACTTCTAACATCAATATCAAACCCTGTTATGGTAATGAACAATGTTGAAGGAAACCAGGTATATGTAGATCTAGCAGTATTCGGTGCAAATGAATTTGGGATCAGTACTTCGGGTGAAGTATTAACATTAGTATTTGAAGGCAATACTGATATCAATATTAACAGTGCTAACGTCAGGAATATTCTTAATGGCGCAATGAAAGTTAGCTTCTCCGGTTCAGTCGAAACAATTCCAACTGAATTTGCTTTACTGCAGAACTATCCAAATCCATTTAACCCATCAACAACTATTAGTTACAATTTACCAAAACAAGCAATGGTAGAAATATCAGTGTTCAATGCTTTAGGTGAAAAAGTGGCAACATTAGTAAATGAGTTAAAGGAAGCTGGAAGATATAATGTTGAATTAAATGCAGCAGGATATTCATCAGGTATTTATTTCTATCAGATAAAAGCAAACGACTTTGTATCTGTTAAGAAAATGATTCTGATGAAATAATTTATGTTCAATTGGGCGGCTTAATTGCCGCCCAATTATTTATTAAAAAACTAATATTGAAATTCAATGAGCCTTAAAAAAAACATACTACTGTTAATAATCAGTCTAAGTATCAGTTTAACTTTTGCACAAAGCAATCAGCCAAATGATGCAGCGGTAATAACACTTACACCTTCTTCACAAATAGTTAATACCAATGATCCGGTCTCAATTACAGTAGGAGTTCAGGGAGTAGTCGATTTATTTGCAATTAGTATAACATTATCTTTCGATAATTCGATAGTTAAATGTCTGCATATCTCACAGGGTGACTTCTTAAGTACGAATGCAGGAGGTTATGATGTTTTCTTCGAAACCTTTCCTGGTAATTTATATTCAGCTAATACAGTAATTGTAGACCAATCGATACTTGGTCTCGCCTCGGTAAGCGGTTCGGGAGAAATTTTTACTATTACGTTTGAACCTTTTGCCGAAGGGACAACCAATATAGAAGTAACATCAGTAACCCTTAGGGATATCAACAATGTAGAAATAGCTGCAATATCTGAACCAGCTGAGATTACTGTGAGCTCTACAGTACTGATAAAACTTACGCCATCTTCACAAACAGTTGATACCAATGATCCAGTTTCAATTTCAGTAGAAGTGCAAGGAGTGGTAGGTTTATTTGCGATAAGCGTAACATTAACGTTCAATAATTCCATAGTAAAATGTTTAAATATAACTCAGGGAAACTTTTTAAGTACTAATACGGGAGGTTATGATGTATTCTACGAAACATTTCCGGCAGACTTGTATTCAGC encodes the following:
- a CDS encoding T9SS type A sorting domain-containing protein, producing MKKLFLFTLLLMYSVLLVAQDKPSPVSPFDNGNMFARTTTQSNGNMISDGAESILDAFTTGGNRLVAMQNPNGGWGWPLTGTSALNTIGPITMGLAQAYQQTGLSTHRTALLNAGALLLTKTNNFSPSDGYLAATLDKVLGVTTYTTHVKTNFYDQLAAGTYDKNGLGTLYNTSDYINLVRTNRAGTQANMAAWDVGMGLVGAAMCGASTSEWIDGVKAEINELDGNAWYDVIGLAGAVYGLAYVNEDFDPTAGWHIAASNINDLAATLATYQIVGGGFTWNQAYVIPGDLNESIQETAYSILALNEVNRTLYLTNIEGAADYMMSVQLGTGGWSNDQFTISENNEVTGEALWGISVAYPAPVYNLTKDVYYPTIQGAINDATAGNTISVAAGTYAENLILNKSITILGPNELNSPNTDTRVLEAILKPQIGGHAILANANDMNIVIKGITIDMVDAAIIDNRFVELINRTNTSWLFENNIFTNAYECNNGNWYITGNTNPFSLTLTDNLFDNSAVSNGISLWSTNIQTINIQNNVWLDNGGWAMNFNNVVGTIANNTIKNTTISGPNWYDDQAGIILASAGNNVTLNSNTFDLLSASAINIYPNYGGTLTGTSNVFKNIQGSAIKVRKEGEITGDISNVSFNNNSLLNNTLSIENLAPGMFNAENNWWGTAVESEIQAMISGPVDYDPWIGKAETINISQATPVVYDFPLAGVKMVFNTLPSGGGNVTVSRYNEAPTPFPSGYTNVGLWLDITSTMANYSFNVDVSVDVFGIPGFDASTTVMYYNSTTSSWLAVSGGTYLASDPLFGGHPSFSFTTNHFTPFTFINTPSTAYNVYLSSSPTAAAGIIYPNDAWGFTNALYEPNDWDFTSPIELYIVPEIGSVFAASDITIQWDNTLFSYAGVDKTGGIYNGANFQFLYDQLGTTDQVTINASSLLTNNFTITSGNYIAKLNLNILKPGFGAISFTALDFRAYNGAGGQLGVYVTGNNAQVKSYLGDVSSIGGPSTGDGVLDIIDLNLWAGSYWSGPGNMANYKVKYDVGPTNTNTVYGMPITDGRIQFEDLVIFSMSYGLSQNHVYPKLNAQPTEPVELKLGDPIFAGNQTRVPLLVSGGVQNVRAMNLTFAGNFGKLVSVEKGELLTSISNPVMVMNNVEGNQVYVDLAVFGANEFGISTSGEVLTLVFEGNTDININSANVRNILNGAMKVSFSGSVETIPTEFALLQNYPNPFNPSTTISYNLPKQAMVEISVFNALGEKVATLVNELKEAGRYNVELNAAGYSSGIYFYQIKANDFVSVKKMILMK